In Leptidea sinapis chromosome 21, ilLepSina1.1, whole genome shotgun sequence, the following proteins share a genomic window:
- the LOC126970737 gene encoding trypsin-1-like, whose translation MDGGKTLAILFLHIAIFIQDVYSDADNNIENRILGGHKVSIKDYPYQVHITAEKNGKKYQCGGSILTYKHIITAAHCVKGREKVMVRAGVSSLKESTKDEPSMPGIYVYHPNYNDSTSDYDIAIIELTNNNITYTPKKQPTTLPKSGTEVRAGTNTTVSGWGYIKPNGPYSNDLRAVTLKVYPLQYCAIYYGSLVTERHICAGSDEPDQNSCQGDAGGPLVITSDKVQVGVVSGGLGCESRVPKIYTNLAYGGIRDFISKYTGGS comes from the exons ATGGACGGTGGAAAAACTCTTGCCATTTTATTTCTGCACATAGCCATCTTTATTcaag ATGTTTACAGTGATGCTGATAATAACATTGAAAACAGAATTTTAGGTGGTCATAAAGTCAGCATTAAGGACTATCCCTACCAAGTACATATAACTGCagaaaaaaatggaaaaaagtACCAATGTGGAGGATCTATATTGACTTATAAACACATAATTACTGCTGCACACTGCGTTAAAGG tCGCGAAAAAGTAATGGTAAGAGCGGGTGTATCAAGTCTAAAGGAATCGACAAAG GATGAACCATCTATGCCAGGAATCTATGTGTATCATCCCAATTATAATGATTCGACCTCCGACTACGATATTGCAATTATAGaattaacaaataataacattacTTATACACCCAAAAAACAACCTACAACTCTCCCAAAATCCGGAACAGAAGTTCGTGCAGGCACAAACACTACAGTGTCTGGATGGGGATATATAAAG CCAAATGGACCCTACAGTAACGACTTAAGAGCTGTGACATTAAAAGTGTATCCTCTTCAATACTGTGCTATATACTACGGTAGCCTTGTCACAGAGAGGCACATCTGTGCAGGTTCTGATGAACCAGACCAAAATTCTTGCCag GGCGACGCCGGTGGTCCTTTGGTGATAACCTCAGATAAGGTACAAGTCGGTGTCGTGAGTGGTGGCCTAGGCTGCGAATCAAGAGTACCCAAGATCTATACTAACCTAGCTTATGGGGGTATTAGGGactttatatcaaaatatacgGGTGGCTCATAA